One Anolis carolinensis isolate JA03-04 chromosome 5, rAnoCar3.1.pri, whole genome shotgun sequence DNA segment encodes these proteins:
- the gtse1 gene encoding G2 and S phase-expressed protein 1 isoform X2: protein MDEKFDFDLSLSPMSENDEVFVGPMGHKEKCIAVLLESQEGPKNKCSPSAQDAPTWSPLAGEKFVEIFKEAHLVALQLQSASKTKRKNASQQEEAKSATVEKFVQESKSKLKILERGIVTNKTPTSIKRETFYVGESPVSQLPPSLQKCSSHPARMTEDSPLPQRLLNYSSPGQLDKLPKASVMHSSQSKSDKSIKKPSTFQPVKNASVNNNSVTTGQPKQEKLSSSSSRNDLNGMGSSEDLLSEKLSIASDGDPPFCNSSSAPSKLSAKTRQLKAPSNVRMRKITSSSSSSSVSSMNSSLNSSLSLSPKTGKVHTSGIATKGFANRSSLSSTPSKTSVVRPMKMSLGQTSHVDTSGNLQKSTSATKGNLSVSVPKYRAAATAAKCETSGSGIQKGGSNPTQKLAQKSMLGNLRASSSPKLKTKAMSPVSKEDTSAKNVAARVLQPVKLLSCGNAESNVAVTPPLKQSEEGSMLKFCSAAKSALRTPASNVRHSSLPTPVGRRISGIPMLTPKTLPRSMSSPNPEPLHQVSNVTSKKPEVPSTKWEKDSKTKVSTSSSSSAEEDSTLSQIVPIALVFSPEKSSEEMEQDATKKEEAAKESLLVDIGLDKTPIGVDKIVIQKCENKPLIDLFNTPEVIKASPIKSTGQLIDLSSPLIQLGPEGNKENIDSPLLKF, encoded by the exons ATGGATGAAAAATTTGACTTTGACCTTTCACTGTCTCCTATGAG tgaaaatGACGAAGTTTTTGTTGGACCAATGGGACATAAAGAAAAATGTATTGCTGTCTTGCTTGAATCTCAAGAAGGACCAAAGAATAAATGCTCACCATCAGCTCAGGATGCACCAACATGGAGTCCTCTTGCTGGAGAGAAATTTGTTGAAATTTTTAAGGAAGCCCATCTGGTAGCACTGCAACTACAAAGTGCAAGCAAAACCAAACGAAAAAATGCTAGCCAGCAGGAAGAAGCAAAGTCAGCGACTGTGGAAAAGTTTGTGCAAGAATCAAAATCAAAACTGAAGATCCTTGAGAGAGGAATAGTGACCAATAAAACCCCAACATCGATTAAGAGAGAGACGTTTTATGTGGGGGAAAGCCCAGTTTCCCAACTGCCACCTTCATTACAGAAGTGTTCAAGTCATCCTGCCAGAATGACGGAGGACTCTCCTCTCCCGCAAAGACTTCTAAATTATTCTAGTCCCGGACAACTGGATAAATTACCCAAAGCATCTGTGATGCATTCATCCCAATCAAAGAGTGACAAAAGCATTAAAAAACCAAGCACATTTCAGCCTGTTAAAAATGCATCTGTAAATAACAATAGCGTAACAACAGGACAG CCAAAACAAGAGAAGCTTTCAAGTTCTTCCAGCAGGAATGATCTGAATGGCATGGGGTCATCTGAAGATTTGCTCTCTGAAAAATTAAGCATTGCTTCAGATGGAGACCCACCATTTTGTAACAGTTCTTCTGCTCCTAGCAAG TTGAGTGCGAAGACAAGGCAACTGAAAGCTCCAAGTAATGTCCGTATGAGAAAAAttacatcatcatcttcatcatcatctgttTCCAGCATGAATTCAAGCCTGAATTCAAGCCTGTCACTGTCACCTAAAACTGGAAAAG TACACACAAGTGGCATTGCAACAAAAGGTTTTGCAAACAGATCCAGCCTCTCCTCAACTCCAAGCAAGACTTCTGTAGTTAGGCCTATGAAAATGTCATTGGGACAGACTTCTCATGTGGATACATCTGGAAATCTACAAAAATCTACAAGTGCTACTAAAGGAAACCTTTCTGTCAGTGTACCCAAATATAGAGCAGCTGCTACTGCTGCTAAATGTGAGACCTCAGGCAGTGGGATTCAGAAAGGGGGTTCAAATCCTACTCAGAAACTGGCACAGAAAAGTATGCTGGGAAACCTAAGAGCAAGTTCGAGCCCTAAACTCAAAACTAAAGCAATGTCTCCAGTCTCAAAAGAAG ATACGTCTGCAAAAAATGTAGCTGCCAGAGTACTGCAACCAGTCAAGTTATTATCCTGTGGCAATGCTGAAAG CAATGTTGCAGTCACGCCACCTCTCAAACAGTCAGAAGAAGGGAGTATGTTAAAATTCTGTTCTGCTGCAAAATCTGCTTTACGGACTCCTGCCAGTAACGTCAGGCATTCTTCGTTGCCTACACCTGTTGGTCGACGCATTTCTGGAATTCCAATGCTAACCCCCAAAACTCTGCCTAGATCGATGTCTTCTCCTAATCCTGAACCTCTTCATCAGGTCTCCAATGTGACTTCCAAAAAACCAGAAGTGCCAAG CACAAAATGGGAAAAGGACAGCAAGACAAAGGTGAGCACCTCTAGCTCATCTTCAGCAGAGGAAGACTCAACTCTATCACAGATTGTACCTATTGCGCTTGTCTTTTCGCCAGAGAAATCTTCTGAAGAAATGGAACAGGATGCGACTAAAAAAGAGGAAGCAGCTAAAGAG agtCTGCTGGTAGACATTGGACTTGATAAAACACCAATCGGAGTAGATAAAATTGTCATCCAGAAGTGTGAAAACAAACCTCTCATTGATCTTTTTAACACTCCTGAAGTAATTAAGGCTTCTCCAATTAAATCTACAGGGCAG CTAATAGATCTGAGCTCTCCTCTAATTCAACTTGGCcctgaaggaaataaagaaaacataGATTCTCCTCTTCTGAAGTTTTGA
- the gtse1 gene encoding G2 and S phase-expressed protein 1 isoform X1, giving the protein MEDLKAALHSECEVMEAKPSVCVNNNIPLLMDEKFDFDLSLSPMSENDEVFVGPMGHKEKCIAVLLESQEGPKNKCSPSAQDAPTWSPLAGEKFVEIFKEAHLVALQLQSASKTKRKNASQQEEAKSATVEKFVQESKSKLKILERGIVTNKTPTSIKRETFYVGESPVSQLPPSLQKCSSHPARMTEDSPLPQRLLNYSSPGQLDKLPKASVMHSSQSKSDKSIKKPSTFQPVKNASVNNNSVTTGQPKQEKLSSSSSRNDLNGMGSSEDLLSEKLSIASDGDPPFCNSSSAPSKLSAKTRQLKAPSNVRMRKITSSSSSSSVSSMNSSLNSSLSLSPKTGKVHTSGIATKGFANRSSLSSTPSKTSVVRPMKMSLGQTSHVDTSGNLQKSTSATKGNLSVSVPKYRAAATAAKCETSGSGIQKGGSNPTQKLAQKSMLGNLRASSSPKLKTKAMSPVSKEDTSAKNVAARVLQPVKLLSCGNAESNVAVTPPLKQSEEGSMLKFCSAAKSALRTPASNVRHSSLPTPVGRRISGIPMLTPKTLPRSMSSPNPEPLHQVSNVTSKKPEVPSTKWEKDSKTKVSTSSSSSAEEDSTLSQIVPIALVFSPEKSSEEMEQDATKKEEAAKESLLVDIGLDKTPIGVDKIVIQKCENKPLIDLFNTPEVIKASPIKSTGQLIDLSSPLIQLGPEGNKENIDSPLLKF; this is encoded by the exons ATGGAGGACTTGAAAGCAGCCTTGCATTCAGAATGTGAGGTGATGGAAGCAAAACCCAGTGTGTGTGTGAATAACA ACATTCCCCTCCTGATGGATGAAAAATTTGACTTTGACCTTTCACTGTCTCCTATGAG tgaaaatGACGAAGTTTTTGTTGGACCAATGGGACATAAAGAAAAATGTATTGCTGTCTTGCTTGAATCTCAAGAAGGACCAAAGAATAAATGCTCACCATCAGCTCAGGATGCACCAACATGGAGTCCTCTTGCTGGAGAGAAATTTGTTGAAATTTTTAAGGAAGCCCATCTGGTAGCACTGCAACTACAAAGTGCAAGCAAAACCAAACGAAAAAATGCTAGCCAGCAGGAAGAAGCAAAGTCAGCGACTGTGGAAAAGTTTGTGCAAGAATCAAAATCAAAACTGAAGATCCTTGAGAGAGGAATAGTGACCAATAAAACCCCAACATCGATTAAGAGAGAGACGTTTTATGTGGGGGAAAGCCCAGTTTCCCAACTGCCACCTTCATTACAGAAGTGTTCAAGTCATCCTGCCAGAATGACGGAGGACTCTCCTCTCCCGCAAAGACTTCTAAATTATTCTAGTCCCGGACAACTGGATAAATTACCCAAAGCATCTGTGATGCATTCATCCCAATCAAAGAGTGACAAAAGCATTAAAAAACCAAGCACATTTCAGCCTGTTAAAAATGCATCTGTAAATAACAATAGCGTAACAACAGGACAG CCAAAACAAGAGAAGCTTTCAAGTTCTTCCAGCAGGAATGATCTGAATGGCATGGGGTCATCTGAAGATTTGCTCTCTGAAAAATTAAGCATTGCTTCAGATGGAGACCCACCATTTTGTAACAGTTCTTCTGCTCCTAGCAAG TTGAGTGCGAAGACAAGGCAACTGAAAGCTCCAAGTAATGTCCGTATGAGAAAAAttacatcatcatcttcatcatcatctgttTCCAGCATGAATTCAAGCCTGAATTCAAGCCTGTCACTGTCACCTAAAACTGGAAAAG TACACACAAGTGGCATTGCAACAAAAGGTTTTGCAAACAGATCCAGCCTCTCCTCAACTCCAAGCAAGACTTCTGTAGTTAGGCCTATGAAAATGTCATTGGGACAGACTTCTCATGTGGATACATCTGGAAATCTACAAAAATCTACAAGTGCTACTAAAGGAAACCTTTCTGTCAGTGTACCCAAATATAGAGCAGCTGCTACTGCTGCTAAATGTGAGACCTCAGGCAGTGGGATTCAGAAAGGGGGTTCAAATCCTACTCAGAAACTGGCACAGAAAAGTATGCTGGGAAACCTAAGAGCAAGTTCGAGCCCTAAACTCAAAACTAAAGCAATGTCTCCAGTCTCAAAAGAAG ATACGTCTGCAAAAAATGTAGCTGCCAGAGTACTGCAACCAGTCAAGTTATTATCCTGTGGCAATGCTGAAAG CAATGTTGCAGTCACGCCACCTCTCAAACAGTCAGAAGAAGGGAGTATGTTAAAATTCTGTTCTGCTGCAAAATCTGCTTTACGGACTCCTGCCAGTAACGTCAGGCATTCTTCGTTGCCTACACCTGTTGGTCGACGCATTTCTGGAATTCCAATGCTAACCCCCAAAACTCTGCCTAGATCGATGTCTTCTCCTAATCCTGAACCTCTTCATCAGGTCTCCAATGTGACTTCCAAAAAACCAGAAGTGCCAAG CACAAAATGGGAAAAGGACAGCAAGACAAAGGTGAGCACCTCTAGCTCATCTTCAGCAGAGGAAGACTCAACTCTATCACAGATTGTACCTATTGCGCTTGTCTTTTCGCCAGAGAAATCTTCTGAAGAAATGGAACAGGATGCGACTAAAAAAGAGGAAGCAGCTAAAGAG agtCTGCTGGTAGACATTGGACTTGATAAAACACCAATCGGAGTAGATAAAATTGTCATCCAGAAGTGTGAAAACAAACCTCTCATTGATCTTTTTAACACTCCTGAAGTAATTAAGGCTTCTCCAATTAAATCTACAGGGCAG CTAATAGATCTGAGCTCTCCTCTAATTCAACTTGGCcctgaaggaaataaagaaaacataGATTCTCCTCTTCTGAAGTTTTGA